The following are encoded in a window of Podospora pseudoanserina strain CBS 124.78 chromosome 6, whole genome shotgun sequence genomic DNA:
- a CDS encoding hypothetical protein (EggNog:ENOG503P27W; COG:S), which translates to MPPNLPVPSKAALTALQGLVVGTTCTIAIIAEDRRRRINSALRIVENGERLKSCRQYRPGGGRTRLRVLQERAVQVDEEPVVLSPADGGGESGRACLEKQEKRDAGVEGEVGGGMGDVELVAEPPELDPFAEFNAAAWRDGREEGVKRSVAVPEWYREHQASAKARSFRDISSIQRKATTGAGVPDVPTNTVSTTQLEGKTTGQTTDLTASLSWLNTVQSLQFPSTIKILRLIQEACISKNATRLGHVVQFVLENSESAITGQPGWLSGTALLCRTCQEAGMLEEAGNVLARVLRSGKINEIDYYAFEPSSLIRSLLAHAETLKSNQDARLRILDLAAVVYRPKIADRTPVVDPGLHETGRRLLEARFAAGHLINGREIYRRCHGYALRMGDATPEFTHWYLTKLAEQHSYKMAIQIFRFNYANCMPDSVSLYDIARLAVDCVEKAHNHRADDVLHTLRKLYRGIDFKMPSELATRLLVAHWRRNKDFGGTQRLFDTLGEEAGIKKEVLYPDALYRVMVEISLEAGEEALAEWYFEKSAADGFVVFEDVRMLGVFARHYAAGGDWEAVRAIFERMKVEEDDPEGMKNYSQVFVPVLKAYADGHTVEETDGFLRGYVEGLGVPLNNYIFSVMGAKYAKGRDVGRMVEWLEYCAGLGFEVDAAFSNVILTVLRREWKMPFRDLRTLYRKLRLLSPKFADRYTETVMVRAALGDGSGGRATRGRLLSLRVERNILPHKGKCADARELALVMKEHLTYGHPRVALRMYRVSRHEGMDVSHGTLRLAVQAQLQAEPDSYQDAYELVRDAQDNGLETEGIINYIVGWKIHNLFTDMKRERKAWHPSRMLMVVQDSLRGMEELGINPTDTALHQAARICLTMRFYSGAIVYAAHAAKAKGESPCYNLANFGIILSAATKLLDVARLKLAIGRALSSTYKEDTACLNMLKTAFTYVKRFEPNPESTTAKSKQEQAYEVLEKAIKAIVEARETLRVDAARLRTDALRVMKESALAAGYPPVDFDEIPWLNSTYGKEGRIESRDASYLVLTQA; encoded by the coding sequence ATGCCGCCGAATCTACCTGTGCCCTCCAAGGCTGCCCTGACGGCGCTCCAAGGGCTTGTTGTGGGCACGACCTGCACCATTGCGATTATTGCCGAGGATCGGAGGCGGAGGATAAACAGCGCGCTGAGGATTGTGGAGAATGGGGAGAGGCTCAAGAGCTGTCGGCAGTACAggccgggaggggggaggacgaggttgagggtgttgcAGGAGCGGGCTGTgcaggttgatgaggagccGGTTGTGCTTTCGCCTGCGGATGGGGGGGGAGAGTCTGGAAGGGCTTGTttggagaagcaggagaagagagatgctggggtggagggtgaggtgggaggggggatgggggatgtaGAGCTGGTGGCTGAACCGCCGGAATTGGACCCTTTTGCCGAGTTCAATGCTGCGGCGTGGCGGGAtgggcgggaggagggagtgaaGAGGTCGGTGGCGGTTCCGGAATGGTATAGGGAGCATCAGGCTTCTGCGAAGGCGAGGTCGTTTCGGGATATCTCCTCCATTCAGAGGAAGGCTACCACCGGCGCAGGTGTTCCCGATGTGCCCACCAACACAGTATCGACGACACAGCTTGAAGGAAAGACGACTGGACAGACTACCGACTTAACCGCTTCCCTCTCGTGGCTCAACACCGTCCAGTCCCTTCAGTTCCCTTCGACAATAAAGATCCTGAGGTTAATCCAGGAGGCCTGCATCTCCAAAAACGCAACCCGGCTCGGCCACGTCGTTCAATTCGTCCTAGAAAACTCTGAAAGCGCCATCACAGGACAACCCGGCTGGTTATCcggcaccgccctcctctGCAGAACCTGCCAAGAAGCAGGCATGCTCGAAGAAGCAGGCAATGTCCTCGCACGAGTCCTGCGAAGCGGAAAAATCAACGAAATCGATTACTACGCCTTTGAaccatcctccctcatccgCTCCCTCCTGGCCCACGCCGAAACCCTCAAATCCAACCAAGACGCGCGCCTGCGCATCCTTGACCTCGCCGCGGTGGTCTACCGTCCCAAAATTGCGGACCGAACCCCCGTGGTTGACCCCGGCCTCCACGAAACCGGCCGGAGGCTGCTTGAAGCGAGATTCGCGGCTGGCCACCTCATCAACGGCCGAGAAATTTATCGGCGGTGCCATGGTTATGCCCTCCGTATGGGGGACGCAACTCCCGAGTTCACGCATTGGTATTTGACCAAACTGGCCGAGCAACACAGCTACAAGATGGCGATCCAGATATTCCGGTTCAATTACGCAAACTGCATGCCGGACTCGGTGTCGCTGTATGACATCGCCAGGCTGGCGGTCGATTGCGTTGAAAAGGCGCACAACCACCGGGCAGATGATGTGTTGCACACGCTGAGAAAACTGTATAGGGGTATCGACTTTAAGATGCCGTCCGAGCTGGCTACGAGGTTGCTGGTGGCGCACTGGAGGAGGAATAAGGATTTTGGCGGGACTCAGAGGCTGTTTGATACccttggggaggaggcgggcatcaagaaggaggtcCTCTACCCTGATGCGCTGTACCGGGTCATGGTGGAGATTTCTCtcgaggctggggaggaggcgttggcGGAGTGGTATTTTGAAAAGTCGGCGGCGGATGGGTTTGTGGTTTTTGAGGATGTGAGGATGCTGGGGGTTTTTGCGAGGCATTATGCTGCCGGGGGGGACTGGGAGGCGGTGAGGGCGATTTTTGAGAGGAtgaaggttgaggaggacgatcCGGAGGGGATGAAGAATTACAGTCAGGTTTTTGTGCCGGTGCTGAAGGCGTATGCGGATGGGCAtacggtggaggagacggatgggtttttgagggggtatgtggaggggttgggggtgccgCTGAACAATTACATCTTCAGTGTGATGGGGGCGAAATATgcgaaggggagggatgtgggCAGGATGGTGGAGTGGTTGGAGTACTgtgctgggttggggtttgaggtGGATGCGGCGTTTAGCAATGTTATTTTGACGGTTctgaggagggagtggaagATGCCGTTTAGGGATTTGAGGACGCTTTATCGGAAGCTGAGGTTGCTGAGTCCGAAGTTTGCGGATAGGTACACCgagacggtgatggtgagggcggcgttgggggatgggagcggggggagggcgacgagggggaggttgttgtctcTACGTGTTGAGCGCAATATTTTGCCGCACAAGGGCAAGTGTGCGGACGCGAGGGAGCTCGCGCTGGTTATGAAGGAGCATCTGACGTACGGTCACCCGAGGGTGGCATTGAGGATGTACAGGGTGTCTCGACACGAGGGGATGGATGTCTCCCATGGTACACTGCGGCTGGCGGTTCAGGCGCAGCTGCAGGCTGAGCCGGATAGCTATCAAGACGCGTACGAACTCGTGCGGGATGCACAAGACAATGGGCTTGAGACGGAGGGAATCATCAATTATATCGTTGGCTGGAAGATTCACAACCTCTTCACAGACAtgaagagggaaaggaaggcgTGGCACCCAAGTCGCATGCTGATGGTTGTTCAGGATAGCCTCAGAGGCATGGAAGAGCTAGGGATCAACCCCACAGACACGGCACTGCACCAAGCAGCGAGGATATGCCTCACAATGCGGTTCTACTCTGGAGCGATAGTCTACGCTGCTCATGCCGCCAAGGCCAAAGGTGAATCACCGTGCTATAACCTCGCCAACTTTGGCATCATCCTCAGTGCGGCAACCAAACTCCTCGACGTGGCGAGGCTGAAGCTAGCGATTGGGCGGGCTCTGAGCAGCACTTACAAAGAGGACACTGCCTGCCTCAACATGCTCAAGACGGCGTTTACCTACGTCAAGAGGTTCGAGCCGAACCCAGAGTCTACGACAGCAAAGTCGAAACAAGAGCAGGCCTATGAGGTTCTGGAGAAGGCGATCAAAGCCATTGTCGAAGCAAGGGAGACACTGAGGGTGGACGCTGCACGACTGCGCACGGATGCGCTGAGGGTTATGAAGGAGAGCgcgcttgctgctgggtaTCCGCCGGTGGACTTTGACGAGATCCCTTGGTTGAATAGTACCtatgggaaggaggggaggataGAGAGCCGGGATGCTTCGTATTTGGTGTTGACCCAAGCGTAA
- a CDS encoding hypothetical protein (COG:C; EggNog:ENOG503NXD3) yields MVLGFGSVAASSNSTTTTSSSSLSPSSSQQSPLDHHVITQTPGILSQHTTTPEIQHNMRSESEDGEQLEGRPPYLHCMLAGGIGGTSGDMLMHSLDTVKTRQQGDPHIPPKYTSLGSSYYKIWRQEGIRRGLYGGWLPALFGSFPGTVLFFGSYEWSKRQMLDFGIQPHLTYLTAGFFGDFVASFVYVPSEVLKTRLQLQGRYNNPHFTSGYNYRGTTDALRTIVRNEGPSALFYGYGATLWRDLPYSALQFMFYEQGQAWARKWKDGRDIGWQLELLTGAAAGGLAGTITCPLDVVKTRLQTQVVEVPGQSSPVIAKPAVVKDGQHGTPVAEAASPKLQKRLISTSSPSTHTPKPGAVTLNTSSVMTGLKIIYKSEGIGGWFRGVGPRAVWTSIQSGCMLFLYQNVLRQLERYMPMERREVV; encoded by the exons ATGGTGCTAGGCTTTGGATCTGTCGCCGCCAGTAGCAatagcaccaccaccacatcgtcgtcgtcgttgtcgccgAGTTCGAGCCAGCAGTCCCCCCTCGACCATCATGTTATTACCCAGACACCGGGCATCCTCTCGCAGCATACCACCACTCCAGAAATTCAGCATAATATGAGATCCGAATCCGAAGATGGAGAGCAGCTGGAAGGCCGCCCGCCTTACCTGCAC TGCATGCTTGCGGGCGGGATAGGCGGTACGAGCGGCGATATGCTCATGCACTCGCTCGATACGGTAAAAACACGACAGCAGGGCGACCCTCACATTCCACCAAAGTACACGTCTCTCGGATCCTCGTATTACAAGATTTGGCGACAGGAAGGGATACGGCGAGGGCTATATGGTGGATGGCTGCCGGCGTTGTTTGGCTCTTTTCCGGGAACTGTTTTGTTCTTTGGGAGCTATGAATGGAGCAAGAGGCAGATGTTGGACTTTGGCATCCAGCCACATTTGACATATCTCACGGCTG GATTTTTCGGCGATTTTGTTGCCTCTTTTGTCTATGTTCCCTCCGAGGTGCTCAAGACAAGACTCCAGCTTCAGGGACGATACAACAACCCGCATTTCACCTCGGGGTACAACTATCGGGGAACAACAGACGCCTTGAGGACCATCGTCCGCAACGAAGGCCCTTCGGCTCTGTTTTACGGCTATGGTGCCACATTATGGCGCGATCTGCCTTATTCGGCCCTCCAGTTCATGTTTTACGAGCAGGGTCAAGCCTGGGCTCGAAAGTGGAAGGACGGCCGGGATATTGGCTGGCAGCTCGAGCTGTTGACTGGTGCGGCAGCGGGTGGTTTGGCCGGGACGATAACATGCCCGTTGGACGTTGTGAAGACGAGACTCCAAACCCAGGTCGTTGAGGTACCAGGACAGTCTTCGCCCGTGATCGCAAAGCCTGCCGTTGTCAAAGATGGACAACATGGCACACCAGTCGCCGAAGCAGCGAGCCCGAAACTGCAGAAGCGGTTGATATCGACTTCGTCGCCCTCGACACACACGCCCAAACCCGGTGCTGTAACGCTCAACACGTCCTCGGTCATGACTGGGCTAAAGATAATCTACAAGAGCGAGGGTATTGGGGGGTGGTTCAGGGGTGTTGGGCCGAGGGCGGTTTGGACCAGCATTCAGAGCGGCTGCATGCTGTTCTTGTACCAGAATGTTCTCCGTCAGCTGGAGAGGTACATGCCGATGGAGCGCCGGGAGGTCGTTTAG
- a CDS encoding hypothetical protein (BUSCO:EOG09263CAH; COG:J; EggNog:ENOG503NX0S) yields MSLSNCRFYEEKYPEIDSFVMVNVKQIADMGAYVKLLEYDNIDGMILLSELSRRRIRSIQKLIRVGRNEVVVVLRVDKEKGYIDLSKRRVSPEDIIRCEERYNKSKIVHSIMRHVAEKTETPIETLYETIGWPLNKKYGHSLDAFKLSITNPDVWNDIQFPSTPVADELKSYIGKRLTPQPTKVRADVEVTCFGYEGIDAIKTALRTAEARNTADTQVKCRLVSPPLYVLTNTCLDKNAGIARLEEAIVDIRTSIEAAGGHLVVKMEPKAVTESDDAELQALMEKRERENAEVSGDESVSESDDNIPETV; encoded by the exons ATGTCGCTCTCCAACTGCAGATTCTACGAGGAGAAGTACCCCGAAATCGACTCCTTTGTGATGGTGAACGTAAAACAG ATCGCCGATATGGGAGCCTATGTCAAACTCCTCGAGTACGATAACATCGACGGCATGATCCTGCTTTCCGAACTCTCCAGACGGCGCATCAGATCGATCCAGAAGCTCATCCGCGTCGGTCGCAATGAAGTTGTCGTTGTTCTCCGTGTCGACAAAGAGAAGGGGTATATCGATCTTTCCAAGCGTCGCGTGTCGCCCGAGGATATCATTCGTTGCGAGGAGCGCTACAACAAGTCCAAGATTGTGCACTCCATCATGAGACACGTTGCTGAGAAGACCGAGACCCCCATCGAGACCCTCTATGAGACAATAGGCTGGCCGCTCAACAAGAAATACGGCCACTCGCTGGACGCCTTCAAGCTTTCTATCAC TAACCCTGATGTCTGGAACGATATCCAGTTCCCCAGCACCCCGGTTGCCGATGAGCTCAAGTCTTACATTGGCAAGCGTCTTaccccccagcccaccaaGGTCCGTGCCGATGTTGAGGTTACCTGCTTCGGTTATGAGGGTATCGATGCCATCAAGACTGCCCTCCGCACCGCTGAGGCCCGTAACACTGCCGATACTCAGGTCAAGTGCAGACTtgtttctcctcctctctatGT TCTTACCAACACGTGCCTGGACAAGAACGCAGGTATCGCTCGGCTAGAGGAGGCCATCGTGGACATCCGCACAAGCATCGAGGCGGCTGGCGGCCACCTGGTGGTCAAGATGGAGCCCAAGGCCGTCACCGAGTCGGATGATGCCGAGCTCCAGGCTCTtatggagaagagggagcgTGAGAACGCCGAGGTCAGCGGTGACGAGTCGGTCAGCGAGTCTGATGACAACATCCCCGAGACGGTTTAA
- the NTE1 gene encoding phosphatidylcholine and lysophosphatidylcholine phospholipase (EggNog:ENOG503NU33; COG:I; BUSCO:EOG092603EH), whose amino-acid sequence MTEFSPTVAVAAAAGSGALSSAIATASDVANTHGSSSWLGMFTKVLIWFLQLLSTILYYAIKLATISVPTLLYNNLFSKSWTVTMNATTLMLIIAAIALGMAYFVRYHYLTSYERLPPEPQRKQPSIEIFSNTREEDAKAALATYLDQFISAIKIFGYLEASVYHELTRSVQTRTLIAGETLNLEEEEGFCLVVNGLVEIFVKSGENRSFAHSPHISAVDGLSSSDDEHSIPGQQRYQLLTEVRNGAPMSSIFSIMSLFTEDVPLRPPEDEVSGPGLFAGYPPSAGYPPSAGLGVVRPRLAPMSQPVTQPGTPQRHDSATSSIENLPESVITPETPVSVDTLPHVPPISLDTGTASRPKRPIPKRAATSSAHPDIIARATVDTTIAIIPASAFRRLIRIYPKATSHIVHVILSRFQRVTLATAYNYLGLTAEVMQIERNMLKYTTRELPNHLRGDALDRLKEKFKKERERLGEEEVGKGIALHNAGAGRRRQSQATLRKDAVLQAFAKQRHRSLVGSGDGPSPGDLLGDMQAARSGGHHHRAPTLSATSPQFDLHVPREAMSPLAQRTPNPFNTLRNPHVSIAKRESVDEDNLFRESILECMFKALGLANNGTVKDTDSVQASPRLVSLDGRRQKAVFTTGAFGLMGGVGASADGDTESVASTGFSAVPVNPTVLAQEMRDEVEIVFFPKGSVLVEQGERNPGLYYVVDGFLDVCTQTEDSHSDIIHSSGSTSLHAMDSYESLCAPHQRHSSIPGAKDGHFRNVRKKKTGRRSVALIKPGGLAGYIGTISSYRSFIDVVAKTDVYVGFLPLTSIEKIVDRYPIVLLTMAKRLTNLLPRLILHIDFALEWVHVNAGQVIFNEKEESEAIYIVLNGRLRLVEQREDGGSNVKAEYGQGESIGELEVLTESSRSGTLQAIRETELVKFPRTLFNSLAQEHPNITIKISKIIASRMRALINDPTKMLSPKDSGSRISTTRISSTLNLRTVAILPVTSGVPVVDFGHKLLSALQQVGIPNGATLLNHVAVLNHLGKHAFAKIGKLKLSQYLADLEEKYGLVIYISDTNPNTPWTQTCISQADCVLLVGVAEGSPEIGDYEHFMLGLKATARKILVLLHPERYSNPGLTRAWLKNRPWINGGHFHIQMAYSPTLPPMHTGAKRTLKQTVQNIQAEIQKFTSRRVRHSYMPDAPYKGDFHRLARRLCGKSVGLVLGGGGARGIAQIGVIRAMEEAGIPIDIIGGTSIGAFIGALYAQHANMVPIYGLAKKFAGRMASIWRFALDLTYPSASYTTGHEFNRGIYKAFAKTQIEDFWLEYYCNTTNISKSRAEFHTSGYAWRYVRASMSLAGLLPPLCDEGSMLLDGGYIDNLTVSHMKSLGSDVIFAVDVGALDDNTPQQFGDTLSGVWAFFNRWNPLSNVPNPPTLAEIQARLAYVSSVDALERAKTMPGCFYMRPPIDEYGTLDFGKFNEIYEVGYEYGRGYLKELREKGVLPLIGKDGNGGKERGDGGGKAGLRRTMAPRRNSI is encoded by the coding sequence ATGACGGAGTTTAGTCCAACCGTGGCGgttgctgccgctgcggGCTCCGGTGCTTTGTCCTCTGCCATAGCCACGGCCAGCGATGTAGCAAACACCCACGGCTCGTCATCTTGGCTGGGCATGTTCACAAAGGTCCTCATCTGGTTTTTGCAGCTCCTGTCAACAATACTCTACTATGCCATCAAGCTGGCCACCATATCGGTCCCGACGCTGCTTTACAACAACCTGTTCTCCAAGAGCTGGACCGTCACCATGAACGCAACAACGCTCATGCTCATTATAGCTGCTATTGCCTTGGGCATGGCCTACTTTGTCCGCTATCACTATCTCACTTCGTATGAGAGATTACCGCCAGAACCCCAACGCAAGCAGCCGAGCATCGAAATATTCTCAAACAccagggaggaggatgcgaaGGCTGCCTTGGCCACCTATCTGGACCAGTTCATCAGCGCTATCAAGATCTTTGGCTATCTGGAGGCTTCTGTCTACCATGAGCTCACCCGAAGTGTCCAAACTAGGACACTCATAGCTGGAGAAACTTTGAAtctggaggaagaggaggggttttGTCTGGTGGTGAATGGGCTGGTGGAGATCTTTGTCAAGTCAGGGGAGAACCGTTCGTTTGCTCATAGCCCACATATCAGCGCTGTGGACGGGTTGAGTTCGAGCGACGATGAGCATTCGATTCCTGGGCAGCAGCGTTACCAGCTTTTGACCGAGGTTCGCAATGGTGCGCCCATGTCATCGATTTTCTCCATCATGTCTTTATTCACCGAAGATGTACCCCTGAGGCCTCCAGAAGACGAGGTGTCTGGGCCTGGCCTGTTTGCTGGGTATCCGCCGAGCGCAGGCTATCCGCCGAGTGCAGGACTGGGAGTGGTACGTCCTCGTCTGGCGCCCATGTCACAACCAGTGACACAGCCAGGGACACCTCAAAGACATGATTCTGCGACGAGCTCAATAGAGAACCTACCAGAATCTGTCATTACGCCCGAGACTCCTGTCTCTGTTGATACACTGCCCCATGTTCCGCCAATCAGCCTTGACACAGGCACGGCCAGCAGGCCAAAGAGACCAATCCCGAAGCGGGCAGCAACCAGCTCTGCTCATCCAGACATCATTGCGAGGGCGACGGTGGACACAACCATAGCCATCATTCCCGCCAGTGCCTTTAGACGTCTAATCCGCATCTATCCCAAGGCAACCTCACACATTGTCCATGTGATACTGTCCCGATTCCAGAGAGTCACGCTCGCCACTGCGTACAACTACTTGGGTCTGACTGCGGAGGTCATGCAGATTGAGCGCAACATGCTCAAGTACACGACACGTGAGCTTCCAAACCACTTACGGGGCGACGCGCTGGACAGACTCAAGGAGAAATTcaagaaagagagggagcggctaggcgaggaagaagttggTAAGGGGATCGCTCTCCACAATGCCGGAGCTGGCCGTCGCCGCCAGTCTCAAGCTACCTTGCGGAAAGACGCCGTGCTGCAAGCCTTCGCAAAGCAAAGACACCGATCGCTTGTTGGTTCGGGTGATGGCCCCAGCCCCGGAGACCTCTTGGGAGACATGCAGGCAGCCAGAAGTGGtggccatcaccaccgagctCCCACTCTCTCGGCCACCTCACCTCAGTTTGACCTGCATGTCCCACGGGAAGCCATGTCTCCCCTTGCTCAGCGAACTCCCAACCCTTTCAATACGCTGAGGAACCCCCATGTGTCCATAGCCAAACGGGAATCAGTCGATGAAGATAATCTCTTCAGAGAGTCCATCCTGGAGTGCATGTTCAAAGCCCTGGGCTTGGCTAATAATGGGACAGTCAAGGACACGGATTCTGTTCAGGCGTCTCCACGGCTAGTATCGCTTGATGGGCGCCGCCAGAAAGCCGTCTTTACTACTGGGGCATTTGGTCTCATGGGCGGCGTGGGGGCATCTGCTGATGGCGATACAGAGTCAGTAGCTTCTACAGGGTTTTCTGCTGTTCCAGTCAACCCTACTGTTCTAGCACAAGAAATGAGAGACGAAGTGGAAatcgtcttcttccccaaggGTTCGGTACTAGTGGAGCAAGGCGAGCGGAATCCTGGGCTTTACTATGTTGTCGATGGCTTCCTCGATGTCTGCACCCAGACGGAGGATTCGCACTCGGATATTATCCACTCATCAGGGAGCACGTCGCTGCATGCTATGGATAGTTACGAATCACTCTGTGCGCCCCACCAGAGACACTCGTCGATACCCGGAGCAAAGGATGGCCACTTCAGGAACGTACGCAAGAAAAAGACGGGACGACGGAGTGTGGCGCTGATCAAGCCTGGCGGTCTGGCAGGCTATATCGGGACGATTTCGTCCTACAGATCATTCATCGACGTTGTCGCCAAAACTGATGTCTATGTCGGCTTCCTGCCGCTGACGTCGATTGAGAAGATTGTGGACCGATATCCCATTGTGTTGTTGACCATGGCCAAGAGACTGACAAACCTACTTCCTCGCCTCATTCTGCACATTGACTTTGCGCTGGAGTGGGTTCACGTCAATGCCGGACAGGTGATTTTCaacgagaaagaagagagCGAAGCCATCTACATTGTGCTAAATGGACGTCTCAGGCTAGTAGAGCAGCGAGAGGACGGTGGCAGCAATGTCAAGGCCGAGTATGGTCAAGGCGAGAGTATCGGTGAGCTCGAGGTTCTCACAGAGTCGAGCCGCTCGGGAACTTTGCAGGCCATTCGTGAAACTGAGCTTGTCAAGTTTCCACGCACTCTGTTCAACAGTCTGGCACAGGAGCACCCCAACATCACGATCAAGATTTCCAAGATCATTGCATCCCGCATGAGAGCGCTGATCAACGACCCCACCAAGATGCTGAGCCCTAAGGATTCGGGCAGCAGGATATCAACCACCAGGATCTCATCGACACTCAACCTGAGGACGGTTGCTATCCTGCCAGTAACTTCGGGCGTTCCCGTTGTGGACTTTGGACACAAGTTGCTCAGTGCTCTGCAACAAGTCGGCATTCCCAACGGGGCTACCTTGTTGAACCACGTCGCGGTGCTCAACCATCTGGGCAAACACGCCTTTGCCAAGAttggcaagctcaagctTAGCCAGTATCTTGCGGACTTGGAGGAAAAGTACGGGCTGGTGATCTACATTTCGGACACCAACCCTAATACTCCGTGGACGCAGACCTGCATCTCTCAGGCCGATTGCGTGTTGTTAGTCGGGGTGGCTGAGGGATCGCCGGAGATAGGGGACTATGAGCATTTCATGCTGGGTCTCAAGGCCACTGCCCGCAAGATCTTGGTCTTGCTGCATCCTGAGCGGTATTCTAACCCAGGTCTTACCAGAGCTTGGCTCAAGAACCGGCCATGGATTAACGGTGGCCACTTCCACATCCAGATGGCCTACAGTCCCACACTGCCGCCAATGCACACCGGAGCCAAGCGAACCCTTAAACAAACAGTCCAAAATATCCAAGCCGAGATTCAAAAGTTCACCTCCCGCCGTGTTCGCCATAGCTACATGCCTGACGCGCCTTACAAAGGGGACTTCCACCGTCTCGCCCGTCGCCTCTGCGGGAAGTCTGTCGGTCTGGTTCTAGGTGGCGGCGGAGCCCGTGGCATTGCTCAAATCGGCGTCATTCGCGCCATGGAAGAAGCCGGCATTCCCATCGATATCATTGGAGGCACCTCCATCGGCGCTTTCATCGGCGCCCTCTACGCCCAGCACGCCAACATGGTACCGATATACGGCCTCGCAAAGAAGTTTGCCGGTCGCATGGCAAGCATCTGGCGTTTCGCCCTCGACTTGACCTACCCCTCTGCCTCGTACACCACCGGCCACGAATTCAACCGCGGGATTTACAAAGCCTTTGCCAAAACCCAAATCGAAGACTTCTGGCTGGAATACTACTGCAACACGACGAACATTTCCAAATCCCGCGCCGAGTTCCACACGAGCGGTTACGCATGGCGATATGTCCGCGCATCCATGTCCCTCGCGGGTttgctccctcccctttGCGACGAAGGGAGCATGCTCCTCGACGGGGGGTACATCGACAACCTCACCGTCTCGCACATGAAATCGCTCGGTTCCGACGTCATCTTTGCCGTCGACGTGGGCGCGCTGGACGACAACACGCCGCAGCAGTTTGGTGACACTTTGTCGGGGGTGTGGGCATTTTTTAACAGGTGGAACCCGCTGAGCAATGTGCCCAACCCGCCCACGCTGGCGGAGATAcaggcgaggttggcgtaTGTGAGCAGTGTGGATGCGTTGGAGAGGGCGAAGACGATGCCGGGGTGCTTCTACATGAGGCCGCCGATCGATGAGTATGGGACGTTGGACTTTGGGAAGTTTAACGAAATTTATGAGGTTGGGTATGAGTATGGACGGGGGTATCTgaaggagttgagggagaagggggtgttgccATTGAttgggaaggatgggaatggggggaaggagaggggggatgggggagggaaggcggggttgaggaggactatggcgccgaggaggaataGTATCTGa
- a CDS encoding hypothetical protein (EggNog:ENOG503P57W; COG:O; COG:U; MEROPS:MER0000598), with product MAPRWTSWIPKKGSFARQFGHYLFRYATWLPAFIWFNSYVAQVTLVNGPSMYPFLNRGYNEGLGRDWCLVWKAGVREGLRRGEVVTFRNPTDPDKIVVKRVVGLEGDRIIPKPVATWGTDGPTRKVLYPVGMVVPEGHVWVEGDNRDRSRDSNYYGPVSAGLVTGRVVYVLRGWRLVRVVPEVPGRGVVRA from the exons ATGGCCCCACGATGGACGTCCTGGATACCAAAAAAGGGAAGCTTCGCACGACAATTTGGCCACTACCTCTTTCGATACGCGACCTGGCTCCCGGCATTTATATGGTTCAATTCCTACGTTGCGCAGGTGACGCTTGTCAACGGGCCGAGCATGTACCCGTTTTTGAACAGGGGGTATAAtgagggtttggggagggattggtgtttggtttggAAGGCTGGGGTGAGagaggggttgaggaggggggaggtggtgacttTTAG GAACCCAACTGATCCGGATAAGATTGTGGTCAAGCgagtggtgggtttggagggggataGGATTATACCGAAGCCGGTTGCGACTTGGGGGACGGACGGACCGACGAGGAAGGTGTTGTATCcggttgggatggtggtgccggagGGGCATgtttgggtggagggggataaTAGGGATAGGAGTAGGGATAGTAATTACTATGGGCCGGTCAGTGCGGGTTTGGTTACGGGACGGGTGGTTTAtgttttgagggggtggaggttggtgagggttgttCCCGAGgtgccggggaggggggttgtgaggGCGTGA